The Bos taurus isolate L1 Dominette 01449 registration number 42190680 breed Hereford chromosome 13, ARS-UCD2.0, whole genome shotgun sequence genome contains a region encoding:
- the LOC104973781 gene encoding amyloid-beta A4 precursor protein-binding family A member 1: protein MNHLEGAAEVEVTDEAAGGEVNESVEADLEHPEVEEEQQQQQHYAGRPRRRRAVEDPRAQPGQQQQQQEEDEHGECLARSD, encoded by the coding sequence ATGAACCACTTGGAGGGGGCAGCGGAGGTGGAGGTGACGGACGAGGCGGCAGGCGGGGAGGTGAACGAGTCGGTGGAGGCCGACCTGGAGCACCCCGAAGTGgaggaggagcagcagcagcagcagcactatgcGGGTCGCCCCCGGCGCCGCCGCGCCGTCGAGGACCCTCGCGCCCAGcctgggcagcagcagcagcagcaggaagaagatGAGCATGGGGAGTGCCTGGCGCGCtcggattaa